Proteins encoded together in one Triticum dicoccoides isolate Atlit2015 ecotype Zavitan chromosome 7B, WEW_v2.0, whole genome shotgun sequence window:
- the LOC119338419 gene encoding UPF0481 protein At3g47200-like: MGEATTLSPNKVEYPRVEAVDAALALTLSPGGGGGRSWVVEMEKTIGDMNIDPAVEMARWKRHSVYRVPERIKNLHNSKAYQPELVSLGPFHHGDPELLPMEEHKRRAVVHLVKRSGKPLREFVAAVAEVATQLLDAYKDLGDEWRGVDNRERFVELMVTDGCFLVEAMRMDALRGKVHEDYAPNDPVFSKYGYLYLWNYIQSDMVVMENQLPLLLLQRLLVVMDHDRYQNASGVSRLVLDSLCPWRRHLVGINHLGLHPLDILYTSLTHGDHQERTGSTAYVMPSAMEIYEAGIHFKVSDTDSLLDVHFEHGVLSMPAIRVDDRTEKKFLNLMAFERLHPGAGNDVTAYVIFMDNIISSAKDVALLRSKNIIECGLGSDEEVAKLLNNTLNKGGVMSPSSRLHDVQRRVKAHCRMRWNRWRANFFQRYLRNPWVFISLVAAVVLLVATLLQTVYTVLPFYSNT, from the exons ATGGGGGAGGCAACAACCTTGTCCCCGAACAAGGTCGAGTACCCGAGGGTGGAGGCGGTAGATGCGGCTTTGGCTTTGACTCTGagccccggcggcggcggcggccgcagcTGGGTGGTGGAGATGGAGAAGACGATCGGCGACATGAACATCGACCCGGCGGTGGAGATGGCGCGCTGGAAGCGCCACTCCGTCTACCGCGTCCCGGAGCGGATCAAGAACCTGCACAACAGCAAGGCGTACCAGCCGGAGCTGGTCTCGCTGGGGCCCTTCCACCACGGCGACCCGGAGCTGCTccccatggaggagcacaagcgccGCGCCGTCGTGCACCTCGTCAAGCGCTCCGGGAAGCCGCTGCGGGAGTTCGTGGCCGCCGTGGCCGAGGTGGCCACGCAGCTGCTGGACGCCTACAAGGACCTCGGCGACGAGTGGCGCGGCGTCGACAACAGGGAGCGCTTCGTGGAGCTCATGGTCACCGACGGCTGCTTCCTGGTGGAGGCCATGCGGATGGACGCGCTGCGAGGGAAGGTGCACGAGGACTACGCGCCCAACGACCCCGTCTTCAGCAAGTACGGCTACCTCTACCTCTGGAACTACATCCAGTCCGACATGGTCGTCATGGAGAACCAGCTGCCACTTCTCCTCCTCCAGAGGCTCCTCGTTGTCATGGATCATGACAGATATCAG AATGCTTCAGGAGTAAGCAGGTTGGTGCTCGATTCTCTCTGTCCGTGGCGGCGGCACCTGGTAGGCATCAATCACCTCGGGCTCCACCCTCTCGACATCTTGTACACAAGCCTCACCCATGGTGACCACCAAGAGCGCACAGGATCGACAGCATATGTCATGCCCTCGGCGATGGAGATCTACGAGGCTGGAATCCACTTCAAAGTGAGCGACACCGACAGCCTCCTCGACGTCCACTTCGAGCACGGCGTGCTGAGCATGCCGGCGATCAGGGTCGACGACCGGACCGAGAAGAAGTTCCTGAACCTGATGGCGTTCGAGCGgctccacccgggcgccggcaatgACGTGACGGCGTACGTGATCTTCATGGACAACATCATCAGCTCGGCCAAGGACGTGGCGCTGCTGAGGTCCAAGAACATCATCGAGTGCGGGCTGGGCAGCGACGAGGAGGTGGCCAAGCTGCTCAACAACACCCTGAACAAGGGCGGGGTGATGAGCCCGTCCAGCCGGCTCCACGACGTGCAGCGGCGGGTCAAGGCCCATTGCCGGATGAGGTGGAACAGGTGGCGGGCCAATTTCTTTCAGAGGTACCTGAGGAATCCCTGGGTGTTCATCTCCCTCGTTGCCGCCGTCGTCCTGCTTGTGGCCACCCTCTTGCAGACTGTGTATACCGTTTTGCCATTTTACTCTAACACTTAG